The stretch of DNA GCTGCGGACCATTGACATACGGATGAACATGTTGCATATAAAAGTCATTCGAATACATCGTCTTCCTCCTTCTAATGCCTTTTTGTTGACATCGATCTTTTCCATAGCATATGCCTGCAAAAGGTTGACCCGTGACAGGAATCACACGATATGTTTCAGAATATAGCCTCCTTGGGAAATCGACATACTAGACACCCATAATAATGATAAACACAGATCCTTAAAAAGGAGAGTTAACAATGAGCCAAGACGACCTAACAGCGAAGGGCAAGCAGATCAAAGGTGAAATTAAGAAACAATGGGGAAAATTGACGAATGATACAGCAAAAACAGAGGAGGGAAAAGAAGACCAACGCCAGGGTAGAAGAAAGGAACAAGACACAGAGGAGAATGATCAGTCCCTCAACAAGGATCGTATCAAAGGTATGGGCAAGCAGATCAAAGGTGAAGCTCAAAAACAATGGGGAAAATACACCGGTGATAATGATAAAGCGGCAAAAGGTGAGAAAGATAAAATCGCGGGTAAAGCCCAAGAAAAATACGGAGAAATCAATGACAAATCCAAAAATCAATAAAAGCTCTAAAAAGTGTACCTGGATATTCCAGGTACACTTTTTTAATCCAGAACGGCATCTAGAATTTTATCTGCATTCCGATTCAATAAATTGCGGGAAATGATTTTATCCACCTCTTTGTTGAAATAAGATTTTAAGGCTTTGACTTCATCTCTTTCACCGACAAGATAGATTTTTTCCCAGTTACTGCTATCAGCCTTTCGTTCAACTTCAGAAACCAGATTTTTGAACCAGCGTTGTTGATGAGCCTCTACACGTTCATCATACTCATCCTTTTTACTGCCACCTTCCGTGATGTCATCTCCTTGTGGACCCTGATGCTCCCGCCAATCGTCGGTGTTTAGATCCAATGTGTAATGAGTTTGCTCCTCTAATACTCCCATTTCCGTTTCAAGAACAGCCGCCTCATCTTTTTGAATGAGGACAATGCCCATGTAAGGATAAGTTTTCTCCAATGCTTGAAGCTGGTCCAGTACAGGATAAGTCTCCCAGTGAAAGGCTGTCTCAACAGGCACTTGCAAGGTTTTCATGAACCATATATTTTCGTCAGCGGTGGTCATTAACACGAGACCCCGCAGTAACTCTCGCTCATTTCCGTATACAATATCTTCAACCTTCTTTATAATCTCCTTGGCTTGATCCATTTCCTTTTGTGAGCCGCTTTTCTTAGCCTTTTCCTCCAAGTTCTTCAAACCATTTTTAAGATGAATTTTCCATTCCCCTTTTTGCTGCTCAGGGCTTTTTCGATCCGTATTTAAATACATAGTCAATACCTTCTTAGGTTCTTCAACATTCACTTTCATTAGCTCGTTGATATCTTTTTTAAGTGACACCATGAGCCTCCTTTAATTGAACTAGCTTTTCCTTTCACAAGGTCATTTCCCTTCTCAAAGGATGGCAACACGTTACATTTCTATTACAACATTGCCATAGAAAAGAATGGTTGATACAATCAACCTAACGAACGGTAGGAAGGTGATGAAAAATGGGTGCTGAAAATATTATGGTGATAGCACTAAAGCATTTTGCTCAAAATGGCTATGATGGAACATCCCTGTCTGCCATCGCCGCGGACGTCGGTATTAAAAAACCTTCCATCTATGCTCATTTCAAAAGTAAAGAAGCTTTGTTCTTATCCATTTTAAATAAGACGGCTGATCGAGAATATCAATGGATGAGCCATTATCTATCTAAAGAGCCTTACATGAACTTCCGTGATCGACTCTATCAATTGTTACAAGATTTAATGGATCGTTATAAGCACGACGATCACCTACAGTTTTGGTTAAGGGTGGTTTTCTTTCCTCCCGCTGCTTTGTATGAACAGGTCATGCAACGTCTATACAACTATCTTGATCAATGTGAACAGCT from Tuberibacillus sp. Marseille-P3662 encodes:
- a CDS encoding CsbD family protein, encoding MSQDDLTAKGKQIKGEIKKQWGKLTNDTAKTEEGKEDQRQGRRKEQDTEENDQSLNKDRIKGMGKQIKGEAQKQWGKYTGDNDKAAKGEKDKIAGKAQEKYGEINDKSKNQ
- a CDS encoding VLRF1 family aeRF1-type release factor; translation: MSLKKDINELMKVNVEEPKKVLTMYLNTDRKSPEQQKGEWKIHLKNGLKNLEEKAKKSGSQKEMDQAKEIIKKVEDIVYGNERELLRGLVLMTTADENIWFMKTLQVPVETAFHWETYPVLDQLQALEKTYPYMGIVLIQKDEAAVLETEMGVLEEQTHYTLDLNTDDWREHQGPQGDDITEGGSKKDEYDERVEAHQQRWFKNLVSEVERKADSSNWEKIYLVGERDEVKALKSYFNKEVDKIISRNLLNRNADKILDAVLD
- a CDS encoding TetR/AcrR family transcriptional regulator translates to MGAENIMVIALKHFAQNGYDGTSLSAIAADVGIKKPSIYAHFKSKEALFLSILNKTADREYQWMSHYLSKEPYMNFRDRLYQLLQDLMDRYKHDDHLQFWLRVVFFPPAALYEQVMQRLYNYLDQCEQLITKIFEREGLINVAPGEASIAFMGILDSLFVELLYGGPDRAERRVQASWKIFWRGIKGGDGS